The Lycium barbarum isolate Lr01 chromosome 12, ASM1917538v2, whole genome shotgun sequence genome includes a region encoding these proteins:
- the LOC132621870 gene encoding gamma-tubulin complex component 2 isoform X1, with product MDPSTPSWNLDRPFLTAQFYQETKATPGTTEFKGVSVDSSAGADKAIGCYHATIQELIVIDDLLSTLVGIEGRYISIKKVRGKEDAITFQVDASMDLALQEFAKRLFPLCESYILINQFVETRSQFKTGLVNHAFAAALRALLLDYQAMVAQLEHQFRLGKLSIQGLWFYCQPMMGSMQALSMVVKKAAANNCVGSAVLNLLQSQAKAMAGDHVVRSLLEKMSQSASTAYLGILERWVYEGVIDDPYGEFFIAENKSLQKESLTQDYDAKYWQQRYSLKDDIPSFLANAAETILITGKYLNVMRECGHSIQIPVAEKSKLTSVGSNHHYLECIKSAYDFASGELLNLVKNKYDLMGKLQSIKHYLLLDQGDFLVHFMDTAREELMKKPDEISVEKLQSLLDLALRSTAAAADPCHEDLLCCVERTTLLKRLSTLKDLEISRSAPDSNDLEEPLSITGLETFSLNYKVRWPLSLVISRKALTKYQLIFRFLFHCKHVDRQLSGAWQVHQGLRKLDMQGTTVSVSSLLCRNMLKFINSLLHYLTFEVLEPNWHVMLSRLQTAKSIDEVIQYHDFFLDKCLRKCLLLSPALLKKVERLKLICLQYAAATQRLITSSLDIADTDTLSNDSPSIEKYKNVKLRTPYQMRRLAPENVTVFESVLKFEREFTFELHSLGPILSSGSRAEPYLTHLAQWILGVGKDQ from the exons GAGTTGATTGTTATTGATGATCTTCTTTCCACCTTGGTTGGAATTGAAGGACGCTATATTTCAATAAAGAAAGTCCGAGGGAAGGAGGATGCTATAACCTTCCAGGTTGATGCATCTATGGATTTAGCTCTTCAG GAATTTGCAAAAAGGCTATTCCCGCTATGCGAAAGTTATATCTTGATTAACCAGTTTGTCGAGACAAGGTCACAGTTCAAGACGGGCCTAGTCAATCATGCATTTGCAGCTGCTCTAAGGGCACTCCTCCTC GACTACCAAGCAATGGTGGCACAGCTTGAACATCAATTTCGCTTAGGAAAACTTTCTATACAAGGATTGTGGTTTTACTGCCAG CCAATGATGGGTTCAATGCAGGCTCTGTCTATGGTGGTGAAAAAGGCTGCAGCCAATAACTGTGTTGGCTCTGCAGTCCTCAACCTCTTGCAAAGCCAG GCAAAGGCAATGGCTGGTGATCATGTAGTGAGGTCTTTGCTGGAAAAGATGTCACAATCAGCAAGCACTGCGTATCTTGGAATATTAGAGAG GTGGGTGTATGAAGGAGTGATTGATGATCCTTATGGTGAATTTTTTATTGCTGAGAACAAGTCTCTTCAGAAG GAGAGTCTTACTCAAGATTATGATGCCAAGTACTGGCAACAACGTTACAGCCTGAAGGATGACATTCCTAGTTTCCTTGCAAATGCAGCTGAAACAATTTTGATCACTGGAAAATATTTAAATGTCATGAGAGAGTGCGGTCATAGTATTCAG ATCCCTGTGGCAGAAAAGTCAAAGTTAACAAGTGTAGGCTCAAATCATCATTATCTGGAGTGCATCAAGTCTGCTTATGATTTTGCCAGTGGCGAACTATTAAATCTTGTTAAAAACAAG TATGACCTTATGGGAAAACTGCAATCTATCAAGCATTATCTTCTTCTTGATCAG GGCGATTTCTTAGTCCACTTCATGGATACAGCTAGAGAGGAGCTCATGAAGAAGCCTGATGAGATCTCTGTGGAGAAGCTACAG TCTCTTCTAGACCTTGCTTTGCGATCTACTGCAGCTGCCGCTGATCCTTGCCATGAGGACTTATTGTGTTGTGTG GAGAGGACTACCTTATTGAAAAGATTGAGTACACTGAAAGATCTTGAAATCAGCCGGTCTGCTCCAGATAGCAATGATTTAGAGGAACCACTAAGCATTACTGGCTTGGAAACTTTTTCTTTGAATTACAAG GTTCGATGGCCGTTATCTCTTGTAATATCACGGAAAGCCTTGACAAAATACCAGTTGATTTTCAGATTTCTATTTCACTGTAAGCATGTTGATAGGCAACTCTCTGGGGCATGGCAAGTACATCAG GGTCTCCGCAAGCTCGACATGCAAGGAACTACAGTTTCTGTATCATCTTTGTTATGTCGCAATATGCTAAAGTTCATAAATAGCCTCTTACACTATTTGACATTTGAG GTTCTTGAACCTAACTGGCATGTAATGCTCAGTAGACTTCAAACAGCGAAAAGCATTGACGAG GTTATCCAATACCATGACTTTTTTCTTGATAAGTGCTTGAGGAAATGTTTGCTTCTGTCACCAGCCCTTCTTAAG AAGGTGGAGAGGTTGAAATTGATATGTTTGCAATATGCAGCTGCAACCCAACGGTTGATTACCTCCTCATTGGATATTGCTGATACCGACACCTTGTCTAATGATTCTCCCAGTATAGAAAAATATAAGAACGTCAAACTAAGGACCCCATATCAGATGCGGAGACTAGCTCCTGAAAACGTCACAGTATTTGAATCCGTTCT GAAATTTGAAAGGGAATTTACCTTTGAGCTTCATAGCCTGGGACCGATATTAAGCAGTGGCTCTAGGGCAGAACCGTACTTGACTCATCTTGCACAGTGGATTCTTGGTGTGGGAAAAGACCAGTAA
- the LOC132623448 gene encoding NDR1/HIN1-like protein 6 — protein MADHQRIHPVREPEQEPPVPKPTVPLVPKGSFRSEKGDPEKQQQEQQPPLRRRTIPYYPPLKPPKRRCCSCKRCLCCTCCLLFLLIIIIAALAAAFYFVFQPKIPNYSVDSMRITQFNFNTDMSSLFATFNVNITARNPNKKIGIYYESGSQLSVWYTGVKLCEGSLPIFYQGHQNTTELSLDLSGQTQNPSDLVQALQVDQQKGSIPLNIKAKVPVKLKIGKLKLMKWKFLVKCRLGVDSLSANNAIRIRNSDCKFGFSL, from the coding sequence ATGGCAGATCATCAAAGAATCCATCCAGTACGTGAACCAGAACAAGAACCACCAGTACCAAAACCCACTGTTCCTTTAGTTCCAAAGGGTTCTTTCAGATCAGAAAAAGGTGACCCTGagaaacaacaacaagaacaacaaccgCCTTTGAGAAGAAGAACAATCCCATATTACCCTCCATTAAAACCACCTAAGAGAAGATGTTGTTCTTGCAAAAGATGTTTGTGTTGCACATGTTGTCTTTTATTCCTCCTCATCATAATCATTGCTGCTTTAGCTGCTGCTTTTTACTTTGTCTTCCAGCCAAAAATACCAAACTACTCTGTTGACAGCATGAGAATCACACAGTTCAATTTCAACACTGACATGAGCTCATTATTTGCTACTTTCAATGTGAACATTACTGCAAGAAATCCCAACAAGAAAATAGGAATTTACTATGAAAGTGGTAGCCAGTTGAGTGTTTGGTACACAGGTGTTAAGCTTTGTGAAGGGTCATTGCCAATATTTTATCAGGGTCATCAGAATACTACTGAATTAAGCTTGGATTTATCAGGACAAACACAGAATCCTAGTGATTTGGTGCAGGCACTGCAGGTTGATCAACAGAAAGGAAGTATTCCATTGAATATCAAGGCAAAAGTTCCAGTGAAGCTTAAGATTGGGAAATTAAAGCTTATGAAATGGAAGTTTTTGGTTAAGTGTAGACTGGGTGTGGATAGCTTATCTGCAAATAATGCTATCAGGATTAGGAATAGTGATTGCAAGTTTGGTTTTAGTCTTTAA
- the LOC132621870 gene encoding gamma-tubulin complex component 2 isoform X2 has protein sequence MDPSTPSWNLDRPFLTAQFYQETKATPGTTEFKGVSVDSSAGADKAIGCYHATIQELIVIDDLLSTLVGIEGRYISIKKVRGKEDAITFQVDASMDLALQEFAKRLFPLCESYILINQFVETRSQFKTGLVNHAFAAALRALLLDYQAMVAQLEHQFRLGKLSIQGLWFYCQPMMGSMQALSMVVKKAAANNCVGSAVLNLLQSQAKAMAGDHVVRSLLEKMSQSASTAYLGILERWVYEGVIDDPYGEFFIAENKSLQKESLTQDYDAKYWQQRYSLKDDIPSFLANAAETILITGKYLNVMRECGHSIQIPVAEKSKLTSVGSNHHYLECIKSAYDFASGELLNLVKNKYDLMGKLQSIKHYLLLDQGDFLVHFMDTAREELMKKPDEISVEKLQSLLDLALRSTAAAADPCHEDLLCCVERTTLLKRLSTLKDLEISRSAPDSNDLEEPLSITGLETFSLNYKVRWPLSLVISRKALTKYQLIFRFLFHCKHVDRQLSGAWQVHQGLRKLDMQGTTVSVSSLLCRNMLKFINSLLHYLTFEVLEPNWHVMLSRLQTAKSIDEVIQYHDFFLDKCLRKCLLLSPALLKVLIWMMTSLSAMFKNLRWRG, from the exons GAGTTGATTGTTATTGATGATCTTCTTTCCACCTTGGTTGGAATTGAAGGACGCTATATTTCAATAAAGAAAGTCCGAGGGAAGGAGGATGCTATAACCTTCCAGGTTGATGCATCTATGGATTTAGCTCTTCAG GAATTTGCAAAAAGGCTATTCCCGCTATGCGAAAGTTATATCTTGATTAACCAGTTTGTCGAGACAAGGTCACAGTTCAAGACGGGCCTAGTCAATCATGCATTTGCAGCTGCTCTAAGGGCACTCCTCCTC GACTACCAAGCAATGGTGGCACAGCTTGAACATCAATTTCGCTTAGGAAAACTTTCTATACAAGGATTGTGGTTTTACTGCCAG CCAATGATGGGTTCAATGCAGGCTCTGTCTATGGTGGTGAAAAAGGCTGCAGCCAATAACTGTGTTGGCTCTGCAGTCCTCAACCTCTTGCAAAGCCAG GCAAAGGCAATGGCTGGTGATCATGTAGTGAGGTCTTTGCTGGAAAAGATGTCACAATCAGCAAGCACTGCGTATCTTGGAATATTAGAGAG GTGGGTGTATGAAGGAGTGATTGATGATCCTTATGGTGAATTTTTTATTGCTGAGAACAAGTCTCTTCAGAAG GAGAGTCTTACTCAAGATTATGATGCCAAGTACTGGCAACAACGTTACAGCCTGAAGGATGACATTCCTAGTTTCCTTGCAAATGCAGCTGAAACAATTTTGATCACTGGAAAATATTTAAATGTCATGAGAGAGTGCGGTCATAGTATTCAG ATCCCTGTGGCAGAAAAGTCAAAGTTAACAAGTGTAGGCTCAAATCATCATTATCTGGAGTGCATCAAGTCTGCTTATGATTTTGCCAGTGGCGAACTATTAAATCTTGTTAAAAACAAG TATGACCTTATGGGAAAACTGCAATCTATCAAGCATTATCTTCTTCTTGATCAG GGCGATTTCTTAGTCCACTTCATGGATACAGCTAGAGAGGAGCTCATGAAGAAGCCTGATGAGATCTCTGTGGAGAAGCTACAG TCTCTTCTAGACCTTGCTTTGCGATCTACTGCAGCTGCCGCTGATCCTTGCCATGAGGACTTATTGTGTTGTGTG GAGAGGACTACCTTATTGAAAAGATTGAGTACACTGAAAGATCTTGAAATCAGCCGGTCTGCTCCAGATAGCAATGATTTAGAGGAACCACTAAGCATTACTGGCTTGGAAACTTTTTCTTTGAATTACAAG GTTCGATGGCCGTTATCTCTTGTAATATCACGGAAAGCCTTGACAAAATACCAGTTGATTTTCAGATTTCTATTTCACTGTAAGCATGTTGATAGGCAACTCTCTGGGGCATGGCAAGTACATCAG GGTCTCCGCAAGCTCGACATGCAAGGAACTACAGTTTCTGTATCATCTTTGTTATGTCGCAATATGCTAAAGTTCATAAATAGCCTCTTACACTATTTGACATTTGAG GTTCTTGAACCTAACTGGCATGTAATGCTCAGTAGACTTCAAACAGCGAAAAGCATTGACGAG GTTATCCAATACCATGACTTTTTTCTTGATAAGTGCTTGAGGAAATGTTTGCTTCTGTCACCAGCCCTTCTTAAG GTGCTGATATGGATGATGACTAGCCTTTCTGCAATGTTCAAGAACCT AAGGTGGAGAGGTTGA